A stretch of the Halomonas sp. BDJS001 genome encodes the following:
- a CDS encoding Atu4866 domain-containing protein: MQETKSPIYWTRALVVAGIITIFPAASSAETTPNEGNAPMTDHPYVGMWVTKDGRIRHQLLANNRYDEARGERESAYQGRYQVTGNYIEYWDDTGFTADGEFIDGVLYHAGMVLYRKE, encoded by the coding sequence ATGCAAGAAACCAAATCTCCCATTTATTGGACAAGAGCACTGGTGGTCGCGGGCATTATCACTATTTTTCCAGCGGCCAGCTCTGCTGAAACCACACCGAACGAAGGAAATGCCCCTATGACAGACCACCCGTATGTTGGAATGTGGGTCACGAAAGATGGCCGCATTCGTCATCAACTTTTAGCCAACAATCGGTACGACGAGGCCCGCGGTGAGCGTGAAAGCGCTTACCAAGGGCGCTACCAGGTGACGGGTAACTATATCGAATACTGGGACGACACCGGATTTACTGCAGATGGCGAGTTTATAGACGGCGTGCTGTATCACGCCGGTATGGTGCTATATCGCAAAGAGTGA
- a CDS encoding DUF3592 domain-containing protein, which translates to MKTLFFVKLTSLVVGIALLVVSVFLLLNTKDFLSEAVVTQGTVLELVESRSSDSITYRPVVQFTNESGQLVNFTSSTSSNPPSYSPGQQVEVLYQPGERNSPRINSFFHYGEQRRFLPV; encoded by the coding sequence GTGAAAACACTTTTCTTTGTAAAGCTAACGTCGTTAGTGGTTGGTATTGCCTTGCTCGTCGTTTCTGTATTTCTATTGCTGAATACAAAAGATTTTCTCTCAGAGGCAGTGGTCACTCAAGGTACGGTACTTGAGCTGGTTGAATCTCGGTCAAGCGACTCGATTACTTATCGCCCTGTGGTTCAATTCACAAATGAAAGCGGTCAGCTAGTGAATTTTACATCATCGACAAGCAGCAATCCGCCAAGCTACTCCCCAGGTCAGCAGGTGGAGGTTTTATACCAGCCCGGCGAGCGAAATAGTCCACGAATCAATAGTTTTTTTCACTATGGGGAGCAGAGGCGATTCTTGCCGGTATAG
- a CDS encoding LysR substrate-binding domain-containing protein, producing the protein MIHRRLPSLSSLRAFEAAARHESAKQAAKELSVTATAISHQVRGLEEALGVSLFLRKPRQLELTPQGRELQQVLETAFDSISSVVEGLSAVPVRQTVTLSTTPAVAVRWLLPWVCMLRDSHPDIDLRIHASHEPVPLDGVTADIAIRYGDGRWPGLVADKLFDNTFIPTCSPRLGLREVAQLPLHPLIHFRPQGEVSAPLNWGFWQKHAKVPGLDVSAGLVFSDETHAISAAVGEQGVALMSRQLIKEELEEGRLVQPFGPEFEGKPFFLVYPESRRHDPTIQAIRDWVLAVPGGLCTLMN; encoded by the coding sequence ATGATCCATCGCCGATTACCCTCTCTTTCCTCGCTTCGCGCTTTTGAAGCGGCTGCCCGGCATGAGAGCGCCAAGCAGGCCGCAAAGGAACTGTCGGTGACTGCCACGGCCATTAGCCACCAAGTACGCGGACTCGAAGAGGCGCTGGGCGTTTCGCTGTTTTTGCGTAAGCCGCGTCAACTGGAGCTAACACCTCAAGGTCGTGAGCTGCAGCAGGTGTTGGAAACTGCCTTTGATAGCATCAGCAGTGTCGTCGAGGGGCTGAGCGCAGTGCCTGTTCGCCAAACCGTCACGCTCTCTACCACGCCAGCTGTGGCGGTGCGCTGGTTGCTGCCCTGGGTGTGTATGCTGCGCGATTCCCATCCTGATATTGATCTGCGTATTCATGCCTCACATGAGCCGGTTCCGCTGGATGGGGTAACGGCAGACATCGCCATTCGTTATGGCGATGGCCGTTGGCCTGGGTTGGTCGCGGATAAACTCTTTGATAACACCTTTATCCCGACCTGTAGCCCGCGCCTTGGTTTGCGTGAGGTAGCCCAGCTACCTTTGCACCCATTGATTCACTTCCGCCCTCAGGGAGAAGTGTCAGCGCCACTGAATTGGGGCTTCTGGCAGAAACACGCAAAGGTGCCTGGGCTGGACGTTAGCGCCGGGCTGGTGTTTTCCGACGAGACCCACGCGATCTCTGCCGCTGTGGGTGAGCAGGGCGTAGCGCTGATGAGCCGCCAGTTGATTAAAGAGGAGCTGGAGGAGGGGCGCTTGGTGCAACCTTTCGGCCCGGAATTTGAAGGTAAGCCGTTCTTCCTGGTCTACCCCGAAAGCCGACGGCATGACCCGACGATACAGGCTATTCGTGATTGGGTGTTGGCGGTACCGGGAGGGCTGTGTACGTTGATGAATTGA
- a CDS encoding LemA family protein yields MLLTLIIIVAIIAVIAFYVIGVYNRLVSLKNRFENAFAQIEVQLKRRHDLIPNLVETAKGYLSHERETLQSVIEARNTAAAGLKAAAANPGSAKAMADLGGAEGALTQAMGRLNVVMEAYPDLKASENMQQLSEELTSTENKVAFARQSFNDAVMHYNTYRQSFPPVAVAGMFGHGQDASLLEFEDSAQIQEAPKVSF; encoded by the coding sequence ATGCTGCTTACGCTTATCATCATCGTGGCGATCATCGCCGTTATTGCCTTTTATGTAATCGGTGTCTACAACCGACTTGTGTCGTTGAAAAATCGCTTTGAGAACGCCTTTGCCCAAATCGAAGTGCAACTTAAACGGCGGCATGACCTGATTCCTAATCTCGTTGAAACTGCCAAGGGGTATCTGAGCCATGAGCGGGAGACCCTGCAGTCGGTCATCGAGGCGCGTAATACCGCGGCCGCTGGGCTAAAAGCGGCCGCGGCAAACCCGGGCAGTGCCAAAGCGATGGCAGACCTGGGTGGCGCTGAGGGCGCGCTGACCCAGGCGATGGGGCGGCTTAACGTGGTGATGGAAGCCTACCCGGATTTAAAAGCCTCAGAAAATATGCAGCAGTTGTCAGAAGAGCTAACCAGTACTGAAAATAAGGTGGCCTTTGCGCGGCAGTCATTTAATGATGCGGTGATGCACTACAACACTTATCGGCAGAGCTTCCCGCCAGTCGCAGTGGCTGGCATGTTCGGCCATGGGCAAGATGCCTCGTTGTTAGAGTTTGAAGACAGCGCCCAGATTCAAGAGGCGCCTAAGGTGTCGTTCTAA
- the kynU gene encoding kynureninase — protein sequence MPVSLDSVRERDRQDPLADFKSHFALPEGVLYLDGNSLGAQPKAAKQAVDETLDQWRDQLIKGWNQGWFDAPERLGNLLAPVIGAQRGEVSVTDNITLNIFKLLGYILGQGKSGCQAVLSEGGNFPTDGYIAQGYCRVSGAEHRFLPEGGNLAEHLDGVAVVVLSQVNYRTGKLRDMATTTKLVHDHGAEVIWDLAHSAGALPIDLNGCGARYAVGCTYKYLNGGPGAPAFLYVHSDHQDKGWQPLSGWHGHASPFAFEADYTPAGDISRFRTGTHSALAYAALEASLDLWSEVDMQALRAKSLAMSDLFRECLSDIFTTHHIDDITPSASERGSQVSLVDSQNGYAIVQALIARGVIGDYREPGLMRFGFTPLYLSFEDVWQAAQHFREVMESGEYQDPQFHVRGAVT from the coding sequence ATGCCTGTAAGCCTGGATAGTGTTCGTGAGCGTGACCGCCAAGACCCATTGGCAGACTTTAAAAGCCATTTCGCCCTGCCCGAAGGCGTGCTTTATCTTGATGGGAACTCACTAGGCGCTCAACCGAAGGCAGCCAAACAGGCGGTCGATGAGACCCTGGATCAATGGCGCGACCAACTGATCAAAGGCTGGAACCAGGGTTGGTTCGATGCTCCAGAGCGCCTGGGCAATCTACTAGCCCCAGTGATAGGTGCGCAACGCGGTGAGGTGAGTGTTACCGATAATATCACGCTAAATATCTTCAAGCTGCTGGGGTACATTCTCGGCCAAGGCAAGAGTGGTTGCCAGGCGGTTCTTAGCGAAGGCGGCAACTTCCCGACCGATGGTTACATCGCCCAAGGCTATTGCCGGGTGAGCGGCGCCGAGCACCGCTTCCTGCCTGAAGGAGGCAACTTGGCCGAACACCTCGACGGTGTAGCCGTGGTGGTACTGAGCCAGGTTAACTACCGTACTGGCAAATTACGCGATATGGCCACCACCACGAAACTGGTGCACGACCACGGCGCGGAAGTCATCTGGGATTTGGCCCATTCCGCAGGCGCACTGCCCATTGATCTAAACGGTTGCGGCGCTCGCTACGCCGTAGGCTGTACGTACAAGTACCTTAACGGCGGCCCTGGCGCGCCAGCTTTTTTATACGTGCATAGCGATCACCAAGACAAAGGTTGGCAGCCGCTTTCCGGCTGGCACGGCCATGCATCGCCCTTCGCTTTTGAAGCGGACTACACCCCAGCGGGGGATATTTCCCGCTTTCGCACTGGCACCCATTCGGCACTTGCCTACGCCGCTCTGGAAGCCTCGCTCGACCTATGGAGCGAGGTGGACATGCAGGCGCTGAGAGCAAAAAGTCTGGCCATGAGCGACCTGTTTCGAGAGTGTTTAAGCGATATTTTTACCACTCATCATATTGACGATATAACCCCATCAGCCAGTGAGCGCGGCAGCCAGGTATCACTGGTGGATAGTCAAAACGGCTACGCTATCGTTCAAGCCTTGATTGCCCGCGGTGTAATCGGCGACTACCGGGAGCCCGGCTTAATGCGTTTTGGTTTTACCCCGCTATACCTCAGTTTTGAAGATGTTTGGCAGGCCGCCCAGCACTTCCGCGAGGTAATGGAAAGCGGTGAGTACCAGGATCCGCAGTTTCATGTGCGTGGAGCCGTTACCTAA
- the kynA gene encoding tryptophan 2,3-dioxygenase, translated as MTTPEENSVDNEAIHWDQDISYGQYLDLEPLLACQNPASDEHDELLFIVIHQVSELWIKLCLHEAHGAAAHIQEDNLRPAFKMLSRVSRIQEQLIKAWEVLVTMTPADYASFRDSLGQSSGFQSYQYREMEFLLGNKNAKLIEAHRSKPKHYQKLQEALHSPSLYDIVLQLLANRGFSIPESKTQRDWSIPYTACSEVEAVWTEIYRNSEQHWDLYELAEKLVDVEFNFQRWRFSHMKTVERIIGYRRGTGGTAGVNYLVKALDLQFFPELWSVRTTI; from the coding sequence ATGACGACTCCTGAAGAAAACAGCGTCGATAATGAAGCCATTCATTGGGATCAGGATATTAGCTACGGCCAGTACCTGGATCTGGAACCCTTGCTTGCTTGCCAAAATCCGGCTTCTGATGAACACGATGAATTACTCTTTATCGTTATCCATCAAGTATCGGAGCTATGGATCAAACTTTGCCTTCACGAAGCTCATGGTGCCGCAGCGCATATTCAAGAAGATAACCTGCGCCCTGCTTTCAAGATGCTATCGCGGGTTTCCAGAATTCAGGAACAGCTTATCAAGGCCTGGGAAGTGTTGGTCACCATGACCCCCGCCGACTATGCCAGCTTCCGAGACAGCCTTGGCCAAAGCTCTGGGTTTCAGTCCTATCAATATCGGGAAATGGAATTCCTGTTGGGTAACAAGAACGCCAAGCTAATCGAAGCTCACCGATCAAAGCCCAAACACTACCAAAAACTTCAGGAAGCCCTCCATTCCCCCAGTCTTTACGATATCGTGCTGCAGTTGCTTGCCAATCGCGGCTTCAGCATCCCGGAAAGCAAAACCCAACGCGATTGGAGTATTCCCTACACCGCCTGTAGCGAGGTGGAAGCGGTCTGGACGGAAATCTACCGCAACAGCGAACAACATTGGGATCTATACGAGCTTGCTGAAAAACTGGTGGATGTCGAATTCAACTTTCAGCGCTGGCGATTCAGCCACATGAAAACAGTCGAACGTATCATTGGTTATAGACGCGGCACAGGCGGAACGGCTGGGGTGAATTATCTGGTCAAAGCGCTGGATCTTCAGTTCTTCCCGGAACTGTGGAGTGTTCGGACGACGATATAA
- a CDS encoding SDR family oxidoreductase: MTTLSTPSSKVVLLTGASSGIGEATARWLAGQGHRLIIGARRTDRLEALTHSLRAAGGTVDFQALDVTDLEDMQAFADFAIHTHGRIDVIINNAGVMPLSPLAALKVDEWNRMIDVNIRGVLNGIAAVLPTMQAQKSGQVINISSIGGLTVMPTAAVYCATKYAVRAISDGLRQETDNIRVTCVYPGVVESELAHTITDAETAKAIDLFRQIALKPEAIASAIAHAINQPDDVDTSDIVVRPTASQ, encoded by the coding sequence ATGACTACGTTATCAACCCCATCTTCTAAAGTCGTTTTATTAACCGGTGCCAGCAGCGGTATCGGTGAAGCCACTGCCCGTTGGCTGGCAGGCCAAGGGCACCGCTTGATCATTGGTGCACGCCGCACCGACCGACTGGAGGCATTAACCCACTCTCTGCGTGCAGCAGGCGGCACAGTGGATTTTCAGGCATTGGATGTCACCGATCTTGAAGACATGCAAGCGTTTGCGGATTTTGCGATCCATACCCATGGTCGCATTGATGTGATCATCAACAACGCAGGCGTAATGCCGCTCTCGCCTTTAGCGGCGCTCAAGGTGGATGAGTGGAACCGCATGATCGACGTCAATATTCGCGGCGTACTCAATGGTATTGCTGCCGTTCTGCCGACGATGCAAGCCCAGAAGAGCGGTCAGGTGATCAATATCTCTTCCATCGGCGGCCTCACGGTTATGCCCACTGCCGCCGTTTACTGCGCCACCAAATATGCGGTACGCGCTATTTCCGATGGGCTACGTCAGGAAACCGACAATATCCGCGTGACCTGTGTCTACCCAGGCGTGGTGGAATCGGAACTGGCCCACACCATCACCGACGCTGAAACTGCAAAAGCGATCGATCTTTTCCGTCAGATTGCCCTCAAGCCCGAGGCGATCGCTTCCGCCATAGCCCATGCCATCAACCAGCCTGATGACGTCGATACCAGCGATATCGTGGTGCGACCTACCGCCAGCCAATAA
- a CDS encoding M48 family metallopeptidase, whose product MDFFTAQDNARRKTGRLVILMVLAVLALITVTTLAIAIALHLMGSQSATQTNLSTQGMWSALSIELVIGVAIAVLAVVVLGGLFKRSQLKRGGRVVAEALGGREINLNTRDADERRILNVVEEMAIASGTPVPSVYVLEEESINAFAAGYQTNDAVIGITRGTIRNLTRDELQGVVAHEFSHILHGDMRLNMRLISILHGILIIGLLGGTVLRSMRFRRVGGGKRDNSGAVVLALGAVLMLIGYAGTFFGNLIKSAVSRQREYLADASAVQFTRNPQGIGNALVKIGSHTQGSYLQATQAAEFSHLFFGQGVRQGFSQMMATHPPLKDRIKRVMPDWNGRFEATLPTPQAESDAPEPEYNDERSGADPTLGRGAGLGATAAVLTGASAQAAINTMGQPGQRHLAQARATLEALPERIKTAAHEPYAARALVYSLLLSQDKTMRHHQLKALHQVALPDVYRALMEYGPEMLRLDVQLRLPLIELALPALRSLSMEQAQHFRLCMERLIEADGQVTLFEWTLYQLLLSNLGQQGSGPANLKLNDLQRECQLLLTVLATAGQDDPVEISAALNAAERELPFSLTATDDISDMRALSLAVERLRRLKPLHKPALLQAMARCIEHSGRILPAEAELFRAMADILDCPMPPLLSDDA is encoded by the coding sequence ATGGATTTTTTTACCGCGCAGGATAATGCTCGTCGTAAAACAGGGCGTCTGGTTATTTTGATGGTACTGGCAGTACTCGCCCTGATTACAGTTACCACGCTGGCAATTGCCATCGCCCTTCATCTGATGGGGAGCCAATCCGCGACCCAAACCAACCTTTCTACTCAGGGGATGTGGTCGGCTCTCTCGATTGAACTTGTCATTGGCGTTGCTATTGCCGTGCTGGCCGTCGTGGTGCTGGGTGGGTTATTCAAGCGCAGTCAGCTAAAGCGTGGTGGCCGGGTAGTGGCCGAAGCCCTGGGTGGACGCGAGATCAATCTTAATACCCGCGATGCTGACGAGCGGCGCATTCTCAATGTGGTTGAAGAGATGGCGATAGCCTCTGGAACGCCAGTGCCCTCCGTTTATGTGCTGGAGGAGGAGAGCATCAATGCCTTCGCCGCCGGTTATCAAACTAATGATGCCGTGATCGGGATTACTCGCGGCACGATCCGTAACCTGACGCGGGATGAGCTGCAGGGCGTTGTAGCTCATGAGTTTAGCCATATTCTGCATGGTGACATGCGGTTGAATATGCGCCTGATCAGCATCCTCCATGGCATTCTCATCATTGGCTTATTGGGCGGGACAGTGCTGCGCAGTATGCGCTTTCGGCGGGTGGGTGGTGGAAAGCGCGACAACTCAGGCGCTGTCGTTTTGGCGCTGGGGGCGGTGTTAATGCTGATCGGCTACGCGGGTACCTTTTTTGGCAATTTGATCAAATCAGCGGTCAGTCGGCAGCGTGAATACCTGGCGGATGCCTCTGCGGTGCAATTTACCCGCAACCCTCAGGGGATTGGTAACGCGCTGGTTAAAATCGGCTCGCATACCCAGGGCTCTTACCTGCAAGCGACACAGGCCGCGGAATTCAGTCATCTTTTCTTCGGTCAAGGCGTGCGGCAGGGGTTTAGCCAAATGATGGCCACCCACCCGCCACTTAAAGATCGCATCAAGCGCGTCATGCCGGACTGGAATGGCCGCTTCGAAGCCACTTTGCCCACCCCGCAAGCCGAGAGTGACGCACCAGAACCAGAATACAACGATGAGCGGTCTGGTGCGGATCCGACGCTTGGGCGAGGAGCCGGATTGGGAGCAACAGCGGCTGTGTTAACCGGAGCCTCTGCACAAGCGGCCATTAACACCATGGGTCAGCCTGGTCAGCGCCACCTTGCCCAAGCTAGAGCAACGCTAGAGGCGCTGCCTGAGCGGATTAAAACCGCCGCCCATGAGCCTTATGCCGCTCGTGCTTTGGTCTATTCGCTGCTGCTCAGCCAGGATAAGACAATGCGTCATCATCAGCTCAAGGCATTGCATCAAGTTGCACTGCCAGATGTTTACCGAGCGCTGATGGAGTATGGCCCGGAAATGTTGAGGCTGGATGTACAGTTACGCTTGCCACTGATTGAACTGGCGCTGCCAGCGTTACGTTCGCTTTCAATGGAGCAGGCCCAACACTTTCGCCTCTGTATGGAGCGGCTAATCGAGGCGGATGGCCAGGTGACTCTGTTTGAGTGGACGCTATATCAGCTGTTGTTGAGTAACTTAGGTCAGCAAGGCAGTGGGCCCGCGAACCTCAAGTTAAACGATCTGCAGCGGGAGTGTCAGTTGCTACTGACGGTGCTGGCCACCGCAGGTCAAGACGACCCGGTTGAGATAAGCGCCGCGCTTAACGCCGCCGAAAGGGAACTGCCGTTCTCATTAACGGCCACTGACGATATAAGTGATATGCGTGCGCTAAGCCTGGCAGTGGAGCGTTTGCGGCGCTTAAAGCCATTGCACAAGCCTGCCCTGTTGCAAGCGATGGCGCGCTGTATTGAGCACAGCGGACGCATTCTGCCTGCCGAAGCCGAGCTGTTCCGTGCTATGGCCGATATTCTCGATTGCCCCATGCCGCCACTGTTATCAGATGATGCATAG
- a CDS encoding MgtC/SapB family protein, with protein sequence MEVVINTVISEFSDFNDLSEFVIVVIRLLLAAVLGGLLGLEREQRGKAAGIRTHMLVCMGSAVFIFIPQQTGISDAEMSRVIQGVIAGIGFLCAGTIITRKDEKGTSGLTTAAGVWLTAAIGIAVGLGREQTAVLCTLLAWVVLYVVPFFSDSISKKKASHSGHDEDSADV encoded by the coding sequence ATGGAAGTAGTTATTAATACTGTAATATCCGAGTTTTCGGACTTTAATGATCTGAGTGAATTCGTCATTGTGGTGATTCGCTTGCTGTTGGCAGCTGTGCTGGGCGGTCTATTGGGGCTTGAGCGAGAGCAGAGGGGCAAGGCCGCTGGAATACGCACCCATATGCTGGTCTGCATGGGATCTGCTGTCTTTATATTTATCCCTCAGCAAACGGGTATCTCTGACGCGGAAATGAGCCGGGTCATCCAGGGCGTGATTGCAGGCATCGGTTTTCTGTGTGCCGGCACCATTATCACCCGTAAAGATGAAAAAGGTACGTCCGGGCTTACCACGGCGGCAGGGGTTTGGTTGACGGCGGCAATTGGCATAGCCGTCGGCCTGGGACGCGAGCAGACGGCGGTTCTGTGTACGCTGCTGGCCTGGGTAGTCCTCTACGTAGTGCCTTTCTTTTCTGATTCAATCAGCAAGAAAAAAGCTTCCCACTCAGGGCATGATGAAGATAGTGCCGATGTTTGA
- a CDS encoding LysE family translocator — MFDYSLLHWMSFFTAAVLLNLSPGPDIAYILGQTLRSGRRHGVAAMLGVWTGAALHVVMAAVGLSAVLATSALAFSIVKWVGAAYLIWLGINMLLSRGGQFVSADKPGHKKRSAVYWQGVLVSALNPKVAIFFLAFLPQFIVEGAGPAEAQLLLHGSLIIAVAAVIEPPLVIVGAKLGAFLKRKPRVGVWMDRGLGALFVALGARLAASAR; from the coding sequence TTGTTTGATTACTCGCTGCTTCACTGGATGTCGTTTTTCACCGCAGCTGTGCTTTTGAACCTATCACCGGGGCCAGATATCGCCTACATACTGGGGCAAACGTTACGCAGTGGACGGCGACATGGTGTCGCCGCGATGTTAGGGGTTTGGACAGGGGCGGCGCTGCATGTCGTGATGGCTGCCGTTGGTCTTTCAGCCGTTCTGGCGACATCCGCACTGGCGTTTTCGATTGTTAAATGGGTCGGGGCCGCCTACCTGATATGGCTCGGTATTAATATGTTGCTCTCCAGAGGGGGTCAATTTGTCTCTGCAGACAAGCCTGGCCATAAAAAACGCTCCGCTGTTTATTGGCAGGGCGTTTTGGTATCAGCGCTAAACCCCAAGGTGGCTATCTTTTTTCTGGCTTTCCTGCCGCAATTTATCGTGGAAGGCGCTGGCCCAGCCGAGGCTCAGCTGTTATTGCATGGCAGCCTGATTATTGCGGTCGCCGCTGTCATAGAGCCCCCTCTGGTAATCGTGGGGGCGAAACTGGGGGCTTTTCTAAAGAGAAAACCGCGCGTTGGTGTATGGATGGATAGAGGCCTAGGGGCACTGTTTGTGGCTTTAGGCGCACGGCTGGCGGCTAGTGCTAGGTAG
- a CDS encoding GrpB family protein, with translation MDETESLNRAIHEEVALFPYDPTWPTLFEKERARLLDLFPDEFLAIEHIGSTAVPDLSAKPIIDILAGVDSISRADELLEPLCRAKYATSKEYNASLVGRRWLMRWAEGRRTHHLHLMVYGSEEWHRRLAFRNKLRADTKLAQQYEKQKHLWATEFPSDREAYTAAKGDFINEALKDSL, from the coding sequence ATGGATGAAACGGAATCTTTAAATCGAGCCATCCATGAGGAGGTCGCACTATTTCCCTATGATCCGACTTGGCCAACGCTCTTTGAGAAGGAGCGAGCCAGGCTGCTGGACTTATTTCCAGATGAATTTCTAGCCATTGAGCACATCGGAAGTACCGCTGTTCCTGATCTATCGGCCAAGCCAATCATCGATATTCTGGCTGGCGTAGACTCAATATCCCGGGCCGATGAGTTATTGGAGCCGTTGTGCCGTGCCAAATATGCTACATCAAAGGAGTACAACGCTTCTTTGGTCGGGCGGCGTTGGTTAATGCGCTGGGCTGAGGGGCGTAGGACGCATCATCTGCATCTTATGGTGTATGGCAGCGAGGAGTGGCATCGTCGGCTGGCGTTTCGCAATAAGCTGCGTGCTGATACTAAACTGGCGCAACAGTATGAGAAGCAGAAGCACCTATGGGCAACAGAGTTCCCTTCAGACCGAGAAGCTTACACGGCTGCCAAGGGGGATTTTATTAACGAGGCGTTGAAAGATAGCCTTTAG
- a CDS encoding FMN-dependent NADH-azoreductase — translation MTHILHIDASARPGIAGTDNHGSHSRHLSYRFISQWQSSRPQDTVTYRDIGQNPPSIINHDWIASAFTPEERLEPWMREALAESDQLVDELMAADILVIGTPLYNFGMPAALKAWVDQVVRAGRTVEIDESNPTDPYIPKLNDRPRHAVILTARGGVNMSPGEEMAHMNHLEPHLATALGFIGITRLHYIAIEGQEVGGELLAASVAEAVGKVEALVDELQVAFRDAPTPEPA, via the coding sequence ATGACACACATTCTGCACATAGACGCTAGTGCCCGGCCCGGTATTGCGGGAACAGATAATCACGGCTCACACAGTCGCCATCTGTCCTATCGGTTTATCAGTCAGTGGCAATCGAGCCGCCCACAAGATACGGTCACCTATCGCGACATAGGTCAAAACCCGCCATCGATTATTAATCACGACTGGATTGCGTCTGCCTTCACCCCCGAAGAGCGGCTTGAACCCTGGATGAGGGAAGCTCTGGCAGAAAGCGACCAACTGGTCGATGAGCTGATGGCAGCGGACATTCTGGTGATCGGCACGCCGCTCTACAATTTCGGCATGCCAGCTGCCCTAAAGGCATGGGTCGATCAAGTGGTGCGAGCGGGCCGAACGGTGGAGATCGATGAGAGCAACCCGACCGACCCTTACATTCCAAAACTGAATGATCGGCCAAGGCATGCCGTTATTCTCACTGCCAGAGGCGGCGTAAATATGTCGCCTGGTGAAGAAATGGCTCATATGAACCATCTGGAACCGCACCTGGCCACAGCACTAGGATTTATTGGTATTACCCGCCTTCATTACATTGCGATCGAAGGCCAGGAAGTGGGCGGAGAACTGCTGGCCGCGTCCGTTGCCGAGGCAGTCGGTAAAGTAGAAGCGCTGGTGGATGAATTGCAGGTGGCGTTCAGGGACGCCCCCACCCCCGAACCAGCCTAG